One stretch of Vigna unguiculata cultivar IT97K-499-35 unplaced genomic scaffold, ASM411807v1 contig_5, whole genome shotgun sequence DNA includes these proteins:
- the LOC114172227 gene encoding uncharacterized protein LOC114172227 has translation MVPYNEPIYGFSEEKVSTHGYIDLHTVFRDGAQTKTIPIRFLIVDAPTSYNVLLGRPSLNTLGAVVSTPHLAMKDHPLELPNGHFIKLGPGLESEERDIITPILVGNTDLFAWSAADLPGVDPQVASLKLSIYKLGEERCLAAKAEADKLLSTGFIEEAHYTTWLSNVVLVKKANDKWQMCVDYTNLNKACPRDAYPLPNIDRLVDGMAGNKVLSFLDAYSGYNHIPMATSDMNKTAFIIDDSINSLLRITTIQPSPQPRQVHI, from the exons atggtcccataCAATGAACCAATTTATGGCTTTTCTGAGGAAAAAGTTTCCACCCATGGCTACAttgacctccataccgtctttcgtGACGGAGCCCAAACCAAGACCATTCCTATTCGCTTCCTCATCGTCGACGCACCTACATCTTATAATGTCCTCCTCGGCCGCCCCTCgctcaacacccttggcgctgtcgtctccacccctcatcTGGCCATGAA AGACCATCCCCTAGAGCTCCCAAATGGCCACTTCATCAAACTTGGCCCCGGTCTAGAATCTGAAGAGCGTGacatcatcacacccatcctaGTCGGCAACACGGACCTCTTTGCTTGGTCAGCTGCCGACTTGCCTGGAGTTGACCCTCAAGTAGCATCTCTCAAGTTATCTATCTACAAACTCGGCGAGGAGCGATGCCTAGCAGCCAAGGCTGAGGCTGATAAATTACTGAGCACAGGGTTCATCGAAGAAGCTCACTATACCACTTGGCTCTCTAACGTGGTCCTGGTTAAGAAAGCCAACGACAAATGGCAGATGTGTGTTGATTACACGAATCTTAATAAAGCTTGTCCCAGAGATGCCTATCCCTTACCCAATATTGACCGACTTGTTGACGGCATGGCCGGTAACAAGGTCCTCAGCTTTCTTGATGCATACTCCGGTTACAATCACATCCCCATGGCCACATCCGACATGAACAAAACTGCTTTCATCATAGATGACAGTATCAACAGTCTTCTCCGCATTACGACAATACAACCTTCACCTCAACCCCGACAAGTGCATATTTAG